The genomic stretch CTGCCCCCAACCTCCGGCAAACAATTGTACTCCCGCCAGACCTTCCTGATCCAGCACGTCGAGCCACTTTTGATGGTCTTTCTTCTCATCAACAGAGACCCCGATAAAAACGACATCTTTTCCTTCCTTTTCCAGTTTCACCAAATAGGGAACCTCTTTCCTGCAAGGTCCGCACCAGGTAGCCCAAACATCCACCACCACTACTTTCCCGTGGAAATCGGACAATGAAACCATTTTACCATCCCGGTCGGGATAGGTGAAATCAGCCGCTTTTTCTCCTTGGTTCCCCCGGTATAACTTGGCCGACACCGCGTTCATCCGTTCCCGATGGTTCGCCGTCGTCAGGTAATCGCCATATTCCCGGACAATAGCCATGTACTCGTCATAAGTCTTGCAACATTCAGCATACCAGAGTATGATTTCGGCTTTCAACGCCCCATCAGGCAACCATTCCAGACGTTCCGGCAACGTCATTTTTACCCGGTCGCCACCCAACGCGAATGTCGTATACCGCTGTAAATAATCATACCCGTACGGTTGTTCCAATATCGAAGCATCCGATAACTTATCTTCGGACACGATCGTCTTGTAATACACCGGGTAATCGGCAGGAGTAGGACGACTCGGCTTATGAGTATCTTTGCCCGCTTTCAAGGCATTCAGAATACGGAAAGCATAATAATCCAAATCGAAATCCACCGTCTGCCGGACCAAACGGCTGAAATCCTCGTCCCGGAAAGTAATCTTTTCCTGAAACTCCCGTGCCCGGGGAAGAAAATCCATAAAATAAGGGAAAAAATCCCGGTAATCGAATAACACGTATTTGATATGATCCGTCCTTTCACGCACCGGGATCATCAGGGATTCCCAACCGGCCAACAACAAATTTTCGGGGGTATTACGGGTCGTGATCACGATCGTATCTTCCGGGAAATTCACTTCTCCCCGGTCTCCCGGTTTCATGTACAGGCGTATCCGGTCCAGTCCCTTTTCCCCACCGACCGTGTAGAATCCTTTCCGCTCCGGTTGGAAGGTAAACCCGTACCACCCATCCCGGCTTACTTTTGAGGTAGCGATCAGGCTTTCCTTCCCGTCCTCCACCTTATACAAGTGTACTTCGTCCATTTTCTCCCGCGTCACTTTACCCCGTATCCCGGCATACGTCAACCGATCGTTCAGTTCACTTTCATAACGATCCATACATTCTCGTGTCAACCGGGCCATTTGAGGAGAAAAAGCCCGTTTCTCGACCTGCCGTCCCAGCCGGATATACCGTTCCAGCTGCTCGTTTGTACCCTCCCGGAGAATAAAACCGAACTGAAAAACCAAATCCATCACAACGTATTGAGGAAAATCACTCCAATGTTCCTCCAGACTTTTCAACACCCCTTCTATATCTTTACTCAAATAAGCCACCTCGTAATCCAGTAAATTCTCGATTTCTCGTTTCCCCTCAAAATCAACTTTCTCCAACTGAACAGCGATCTCCCCGATTCTCGCCGGCCATTCATTTCCCTTGGAACTGTTCAAACGGGCCAACTCTTCCGAATAAACCGAATAAATCTTCCCATCCACGACATCCTTCCCCACGTTCCGGTCGAAGTTTTCCTTGTGATCAACCAGATACTCGAAACGAATATCCGTCTGCCTCATTCCCTGATCGAACAGGAACCAGTTTTCTCCACGACACCTTGCTTTATCACTCCATTTTCCGAATACCTCCAGACAAACTTCCTCCATCCTCTTGTCATCACCGGCATCTTTCAACGCCTCAATATATTGCGGGTATTGCTTTGGGGAGAGCTTCCCCTTCCGGTAACATGCCTCCAGATAACAATAAGAAGTCTCCTCATCCAATCCTCTCTCCACACGTTCCCGGAAACGTTCCCACGGACTACCTCCAACCAGCCGATGCTGCACGGTCCCATCCGGACGGATCATAAAAAACGTCGGGAAAGCCCGTACCTGAAACTGTTTTTGCAACTCTATCCCCTCGCCCTTTTCCATATCGAACTTCACGCAGACAAAAGCCGCATTCATAAATTCCCCCGCCTCGGGTAAGGTAAACACGTTATTCAACATATTCTTGCAAGGCCCGCACCAACTGGTATAGCAATCCATGAACACCAGCTTATTCTCCTCCCGGGCTTGTTCCAACGCCTGCCGAAAAGTCAGATCACGAAATTCCACCCCTTGGGCATTCACCCGTGATAGGGAACCGCACAACAGTGCGGCCCATAATATCAATCTGTATTTCATCTCTTCAATGATTATTTTTTATACTCGAAATCGACCACTTTTCCACACACGTTCTTGTACCGGGTAACCTCCTTCAAGGAGCCATCCGTGCTCATCTCCAGCACCACGATAGAACCCGAATTCTTTGCTCCCGAACCGTCACTGACACCAACCCACATTTGGTTAGTATTCCCAACTTGGTCACATTCGATATAATCGACATTTCCTCCTCCCACTTCATATTCCATCAACAAGTTTCCGGTGTCGAAACTCACGCAGGCAATCTTACCGGCATAACCGTAATACAAGAAGTTAGCCTTCTGGGAAGTCGTGAAAGTATGCGCTTCCTTACCTCCCGGATGAGACAACTGTCTCTTCCTCTTGGGAGAAAACTGCGGGTTGTCGTCCTTATCCTTACCCACCTCGAAAGAGAGCATATAATGCTCGCCCGCATCGTCAATCATCACGGCCCGCCCGCTCGTCATAGAATACTCGTTACCGAACAATCCTCCCCACACCATCTGCATTCCCACGCTATTGGGATTAAATTCCCCGGTCAAATCATCCGGCAAAGTAATAATTTCATCAAACTGCAAGGGGCATTTCATGGAAATAAAACGCTCTTTCCCCTGATCATAAAAATAAGCCCTGTAATTCACCATTGAAAAAAAGAAATCAAACGGGGCAATCTTCTCGTAGTCACCCTTCACGGCAACCCCGTACTTCGGATAACCGTTTTCCCGGTTCTCTCTCCGGTAAATGAGGCCGTTATTGTTCACGTATTCATAAAAAGTAATACTATGCGTACCGAAAGACTGTGGCTTCACAACCGCCGGCTGGAAATAAAACATATCTTTAAAATCCATCACGTACGACATATCCAACGGTTTCACCACGACACCGCCCCGTTCGTCATCCGTCATGATCACCACCATCTTTTCCGCCCCCGCAATCATACTTGTTATGTAACGGGCACCGGTCGGATTCTTACCGGCGACTTCCCCGTTCACTTTCTGGTAGGCATCCTCCACGACCGAACCGACAGCATTCACGAAAGTCACGTTAGCCTCCCCGTTCATGTTACTCAAAGCCATCATCCCTTTCGAATAGGAATTGACCACCGTAACATGTGCCAGCCTGTCAGTCGTGTACTGTATTCCCGTTTCTTTATCCGTCATCTCGAAAACAAGCGAATATTCTTCCGGTATACTCGATACTTCCACATCCAAATTCTTCTCGAAAGAGAGTGTATCCGAACTCGTGGGATTACCGGCACCGTAAGTAATATACATGTGCCACAAATAAGTGTAATTCTCCGGGTTAAAATTCCCGTTACGAACTGTAATCTCCGGCGTAATCTGTAAATGCGTGAATTGTTCTATCGTCGTATCCCTGATCCTCTCGATAGTAACATCGTTCAATTCCCTGTATACGTCATTTCCTTTATCCTCCAGACAAGCACAAAAGGCACAGGCAATAAATCCTAACAAACAATATATCTTTTTCATCTATACTTTCAATTATAATTAAGTTACACGATAAATCACCAAGGCTCTATAACAGCGTTATTCTCATCTTTTACCGGATAATTATCCTTAAAATAATCACTCATATAAGCCCCGTACACTTGCCACATCGCACGCTGATTGGAATACTCGCTCGATTCCACCGGGAAATCCCGTTTCAACTCGATCATGCACAACTCGTGTTTCCGTCGGGAATAAACCCCGAAATCATACTTGATCGTCTGTTCCCAGTAAGTCGGCTTACCCAACATGTTGGAAATAAGCAACCGGCAACTCAACCGCTCGGTAATACCCAATTCCAGCGCCTCCGAAGGTTTCAGGGCAAGCCCGATCACCACCTGTTTGTTTTCCAGCGCCTCGTCCTTATTATAAATAATCACGGGAATATTCACGTATACCGAATCACCAGGCAACTCGTATTCCGCTTTCAAAGCCTCGTAATGTAACCCCACTTCCGCCGTCGTTCTCTCCTCATCCACCACCACGATCACCGGACGGCCTTCCCGTGCGGCCTCCCCTGCCAGATTAACCCGAACCCACAAGGTATCTTGATCCACCCCCTTACCGGCAAAAGAATAAACGATACTGTCCAGGGTTCTCGTCCAATAATAACTTTCCGTCTGCAACTGGAAATAAACCGCATCCTTCCCCGTGAAAGGATAATCCGCATTATCCTTACAACTTCCCAAAGCGATCAACAACAAGAAAATATAATATAACTTCTTCATAACTCCGTTTTATTTAATATCACCAAACTCCATTTCATCATCCGGCATCGGGAACACGTAATTGCCGGTCATCACAACTCCCATATCCGGTAAAGTTATGTAATCAAGCCGTTTATAATAATAAAACAACTGACCTTCTGCCATGAACTCCTTCCGGTACTCAGCCTCGATTTCCGCGGCCAGATCGCAATTCTCCTCCAACGGGTAATTCACGTATCCCCGGTGATCACGCAACGTCTGCAAATAACTTTTATCACCCGAAGCTTCGGCGGCGATCAAATACATTTCTGACAACTTCAGTAAAGGAATCCTGTTCACTCCCCTGTATTTACCGATATACGTTTTAGCCTCCCCGGTCTTCAAGAAAAACATATTCTGGTTCCGCCAATCTATATCCACGCCGGGAGTCCCGAACACGCTGGCCCGACGGGTATCGGATATATGACACACCGCGCTACTCCCTTCACCGAAATACACGTCCGAGCGTCCCTCTTCCATATCATACACGTACAAGGAAGACAAGTACTCGTTTTCACTGCACAAATATCCCCACGTCTTGTCCTTCACCAATTGAGACTCTTCCAACAAAGAGAACTTTTTCGAATCAATGACCTCCTTCGCATATTCCAAGGCTTTCGTCTTATCCCCCTTGTACAGATATACACGTGCCAGTAACGCCGTCATCCCGTAATAATTCAAACGGGATTTCCGGTACAACCAGAAACCGTCACCTTGGATATAATCCTCCGTCTCGTACCCCGATTCCGTGTACGAATCGTACGCCGGCCCGATAGGATCAACCTCCCGGATCAGTTGCCGTGCCGTCTCCACGTCACCGATCACCTTGTCGATCACCCCCGCAACCGTCAATTGAGCCACCGGTTTATTAGTCACCTCCTCCACGTAAGGAATTGCAGCCTTATCCGCTCCCCTTACATACGACGGGGCAAATCCCCGTAACAAATCGAAATGAAGGAATCCCCGCAACGCCATAGCTTCCGCCTTCACCGCCTCGTAGACCCCACTACTGAAAACATCTTTCTGTTCATCAATATTAGCGAGAATATGATTACAATTCGCGATAGCGTTATAATTTCCCCGCCAGATAGCGTCGATACATTCTTCAACCTTCGTCGCCTCGTAATCATACTCAAGGGCATCCATGTAGTTAATCGAAACCTCCGTGTACACCTGCCCCACCATATCTAAAAAAACCATCGTCTCGTTCCCGCCGTACATTCCCGTTCGCACCATAACCGTGTATATACCGGTCAACGCATCACGAAAACCCGCTTCCGACTCGAACAGAACTTCCTGTTTTATCTGTGACTTCGGATCCACGTCCAACCAATCACTGCAACCACCCACCAAAAGGGTTCCTGCCAACCCAATATATTTTACTATTCTATATTTCATAATTCAGACCTATTTATTTCGTAAACAACTAAAAACGGGCTTGCAAACCGATACTGAAATTACGGGCAAACGGGTAATCAATACCCCTTTCTTGCTTCACCGTCGAAACCCGGAAGACATCATTCATATAAAACAGGGCTTTCAACCGTTTTAACCCTACTTTCTTCATCCAGCGCATCTTAAACTCGTATGACACGTTCAAGGTAGACAGCTCCAACCAGTTATTATCCTCGACAAAACGGGACGTCGGTTTTGTCACGCTTGTCACGTTCGCAGTTGCACCACCGATAAGCCGCGTGAACATCACCTTATCACCCGGTTTTTGCCAACGATCCTCGAATACGCGACGATCGACATTCTCCCACAAATCCGCATCCTGCACCTTGTCCACCAAAGTCTGGTTGTAAATCTGCCCCCCATAATTGTAACGGAAAATCGCGTTCAACTGGAACCCTTTCCAAGCTAGATTCGTCCCGAACGTACCTTCCAAATCCGAATCCGTGCATCCGCCGATCACGTAATTATCCGTGCTCCAAGTCGTCACGATATCCCCGTTCACGGCCTGAAACAACTCGTACCCGGTAGCCGGGTCCACTCCTAACGATTGATTCACCCAGATAGAATTCATCGACTTACCTTCAATATAACGCACTTTAGGGCGATTAGACTCTTTACTCTTGGAGCCGGACATCGTATCCTCGTCCTGAGCGTCATTGTAAGCACGCAAAGCATTCGAAATCTTCAACAATTTATTCTTATTGTGCAAGGCCGTCGCGTTCACGCTCCAATATAGCTGTTTGGAAGGCTTCTTCAGCAATGCCACGCGTAGACTCAACTCGTACCCGTAATTCTTCACCTCTCCGAGGTTATCCATGTACGAACCGAAACCCAAAGAAGGCGGCAAAGTCACGGAAGTCAATACATCCTTGGACAATTTCACGTAGTAGTTCCCCGTAAAATTAATCCGCTCATCCCACAAATCAATATCCAGCCCGTAGTTTTGCTGCAACGTACGCTGCCATCCCAACTTCTCGTTACCCAAGGCCATCACCTCGGCTCCCACCGTGTGATGATAACGCTCACCTGTCAAATACTTATAGGTCGTCATCGCCTGATAAGGATTGTAATTCTGACTACCCGTCAAACCGTACGACCCGCGTATCTTCAACCGGTTAACGAAAGTCACATCCTTCAGGAAACCCTCGTTATGCAAATTCCACCCCAGACCGACAGACCAGAACGGGGCCCATCGCTTTTCAGAACCGAAACGGGAAGACGCATCCTCACGGAAAGAAAAATCCAACAAATAACGTTCATCATAACTGTAATTCAAATTTCCAAGGAAACCCACCAAGCGGGAAGTATACTCGCTCCCCGAAGGCGAACCCTCTTTCTCGTACTGTGTCGCGAAACTGATATAATCCAGATTCTCGTTCGGAAACCCTTCCGTCTTCACCGTAAATTCCCTCGTCACGCTCTCTTGGAGATTCCAACCTAAATTGGCATTAATCACGTGCTTATCCAACTGGTAGAAATAAGTCATGACTAAGCTCGCATCATAACTGTAATTCTCCCCGCGAGTCCCGACATAAGCCCCCCGGCGATCAAAATCATCATCCGAATAATCTGCAAAATCCGTGTGCTTGGCAGGCTTGAAATTATCCTTGTACGTGTTCTGGTGTGTAAACGAAAAACTACCCTTCAAACGCAACCCATCCATGATCGTCCAGTCCACCCCGAAATTATTCGTCACGTCATTGTACTTCTCCTCGTCCGTCGTGTTCAGAGTCGTGTTATACAACGGATTATAATAATCCTTTCCTAACCCGCCCCCACCGATCGGGATATACTTGTCCACCTTATAAATGTAATTACCGTCGTCATCCTTATACCGTACGTAGGGATTACGTTTCGTGTAAACACTGAATGACCCGTAAGGAGAATTTGTCGCCTTCACGTTCGAATAAGTCAAATTATTCCTAAAAGTCAAACTCTTGTAAATATACTGCAACTCCATACCCAAAGCCAGACGACGACGCCCGGATTCCTTCATCACCCCCGGCGTGTTGCTATATCCCAGCTCGATACCGTACCGGATATTGTCATTACCGCCGTCCAAACGTAACGAATGTTTATTGGCAACGGCCACGGCATCCAGCGGCTTATCCAGCCAATACGTGTCATACCCCCTCTTTATATTCGCCAGCTTCTCGTTGTACCATTCATTCAACGTGAGCTGATAATTCACCATCGTGGACGAGTACATTCCTGCCGCCTTTTCTATTGCTAATTTCTCTACCGCGTTACACACGTTATAGTCACTCAAGTCGGCAATATAAAACGAGGCGTCGACATTATAACTCACCTGCATCTTACCACTGGCCGGGGCATTGGTCGTGATCACCACCACCCCGTTGGAGGCTCTCGAACCATAAATTGCCGTTGCCGCCGCGTCCTTCAACAGGGTAATAGAAGCCACCCGGTAAGGATCCATATCGTACACCTTTTCGGCCGTCGTCTCGAACCCGTCGACAATAAACACCGGCGTGTTCGGATTTCCCTCGTATTCACTCTCTATCCCGGAAATACTCCCGGCTCCCCGGATCTGGAATTCAGGAACCACGTTCGGGTTCGAGCCAGCCAGATTATTCTCTATTTTCATGAACGAAGGGTCGATATTCTGCAAAGCCGTCAGGATATTCTGGTTTCCCCCCATCTGCAACTCCTCGGCCGTAATCGTCCGGGCGGCACCCGTAAAACTGTTTTTCGCCTGCGTGTAATACCCGGTTACCACGACATCCTCCAGTTCACTCACCGCCTCTTCCAACACCACGTCAATCCCCGTCCGCTTGCCGATCACCTCCTCTTTATCCTTCATCCCGACCATCGAAAACACCAGCGTATTATTCCCCTCCGGGACCGTCAAGGCATATTTCCCGTCCACGTCCGTCACGGTCCCCAACTTCGTACCCTTGATCATCACCGTTACCCCCGGTAACGGCTCTTTCTTTTCATCCGTCACCTTACCCGTGATCCGTATTCCTTTCTTTTCCGGCTCGGTCGTACTCCTTTGGATAATAATCACTTTATCCTTAAACAAGTACGATAATCCGGTATTTTTCAGGCATTGATCCAGAATATCCCGCACCATGGTTTCCCTCACATCCACGCTGATATGCGAGACAGACTGCACGTCCTCGGATTTATAGATAAACATATACTCCGTCAACTGCTCGATACTCCTGAACACCTGACTTAATGCCGCATCAGACATTTTCAGATCAATACGAGCCTCCTGAGCGCTAATGGTAGCGTGACAGGTACAAAAACCTAAAAGCATAAATAACGCAAGTAGCTTCATTTTTCTCAACGTTTGTTGAAATTTCCGTTTTTTTCTCATAACTTTGTTTAGCTTATTATTAAATTAATACAAGTGTTAGCTGAGGGGCTAACAGGTAAGGGGATGTGAGGGCATCTCCTTATTTTTATTGACTCACGTAAATCGTGTTCTCCGCGTAAGTAAAACGAATTCCCTTCGTCGTCTGGAGATGTTCCAGAATCGTGCGAACTTCAGCGTACCGGTTAGAATGAAGATAAAAGCGGATGTCTTTCAGTGAGGGCAGAGTGTACACCACCTTAAAATCATACCAACGGGATAACTGTCGAAAAATATCCTCCAGACGTTCATTATTCGCGATAATTTTACCTTCTCTCCAAGCGAGGGTTTCTTGGATATCAGCTTGTTTCGTCTCCAATTTTCCGGAAACACGATCGAATACCGATTGACGAGAGGGCGTCAACACGATTTTCTTCCCCACGTTCGGAAACTCCTGTCGAATCTTTCCAGAAACAAGGGTCGTTACAACCGTATTTTCATTATCATAGGCTTTTATATTAAAACTCGTCCCAAGTACTTGTAAATCCATCACTTCCGTATTCACGATAAAAGGAGTACTTTCATCGTGTTCCACTTCAAAATAAGCCTCTCCACTCAAAAAAACTTTGCGTTCATCACGTGAAAAAGCCTCCGGGTATCTCAATGAACTCCCCGCATTCAGCCACACCCGACTACCATCAGCCAACACGATATTAAATTCACACCCTTGGGGTACGACAAGCGTATTGTATTCCACCTCCCCAACAATAGAATCAGATTTTGCCACGTATTCCAATCTCCCGGAATCTGCCAGCTGTATATCTACCCTCCGGGTAGAACGGATGATTTCCGTATTCCGGGAAGAAATTGGAATTTCCTTCCCATTGGCCAATTTCAAAACAGGGACATTTACCACGGGAGTGGAAACAACAGCCAAAACGGGAAGTTCTTTCGACTGATAACGCCCAGCCCAGATTACCAGTCCGGCAACCAACATCACAACCACGACAGCAGCATACCTTACAAATCCTATCCGTAAACGACGTTGACGCATCCGAGCTACAACCTGCCTTCGAGCTGTCTCCTCGTCTATCACATCCCAGTGTTCAGCCCAACGAATCAAGTGCATTTGTTTCACTTGTTCTTTAAAAATTCGCCGCACATCCATATCCTTGGCCAACCACTCTCGGAACTCCTGTCTCCCCGCCTCGCTTAACTCTCCCGAAAGATATTCCCGGATTCGTATCTCTTTTTCATCTTGCTCTATCATGTTATCTTATTTTCTAAGACAAACACGAGAATCGAAAAATGGGTGAATAAATTTTGAAAGTTTTTTAATATTTATTTTTCTCCAAAAAGAAAAAAAGCAAAAGAGAATCTGGAAATTGTTGGCGTAATTGCTTCAAACCTCCACTTAGCAAAGTTTTTACCGTATTCACGGATACACCCAATTCCTCGGCAGTCTCTTTATATCTTTTCCCTTCGATAACAATAGATTTTACAACCATCTGGGTTTTAGGTGGTAATTTCTCAATCTCCTGCCGAATGGCTTCAACCAATTCCACGGAGATCGTTGCCGCCTCCTCTTCTATCGCATCATACTTTAGTAATTCCGCCTGGGCAAACTCTTTCTGGTCCCGGATTTTATTCAAGCAAGCATTCTTCACACTCCGAAACAAATAAGTACTTAACGCCTCTGGGGTCAACTGCCGATAAACACGATTTTTGATAAACTGGTAAAACATCTCTTGCACGATGTCTTCCGGAAAACTACAATCATCCAAAATTGAACCGGAAAATAACACCAACGGCTTATAATAACGTTGGAACAATAATTTCCCGCCCTCATTCATATCTTTCTGAAAGGCAATCAATATTTCCGAATCGGACACTCTCATTATACCATCCCGTTTTTTATTTCTTCTATAAAGACAAAAATAAAAGCACCTTTATAGAATCCCATAACATCCAGTGTCACAAAGTTAAGAAAAAAGTATTTATTTCACCAAATCATGCAGAATTCCTTGTAAAACAATCATTAACATTCGTTTTCACATAAAGAAGGTATGCCCAACAAGTCGTAACATCGCTTCCCGCAACAACGAATAGTTATTATATATTAATAAACATACTTATAATCAATACCATAACTTACATGTTGTCGTTATATATTCGTTATCCTTTCGTTAAAAAAGGCTTCTATAAGAACGAAGAGATAACGAAAAGATAACGAGGACATAACAACAGGATATAAGCTTTGGTAGGGAGAAAGACAAAACTAGGAGAAATCCTAGGGAGAACCTAGGGAAATAATCCCCCTTATTCGAAGTTCATTCGAAGCTTATTCGTAGCTCAAACATCACGGAATGACTAAGCTCTGAGTAAACATCAAATGATCTCTGAGGGAGTGAGATTATTTGGGTTAGATTACTACTTTATTTGAGTTGAATTAGAGTAATGACACGAACATTCAAATCTCGTCATTTTTCCTTCTCACTTTTCCTTTCTTCTCCTTTTCTTCTCTTTTTTTCCGTCCTTTTTCCTCCGCATCCTTTATCATCTTTTCATTCCTAGCTTTCAATTTCGGATGCAATTCCAAATACTGATTAATTGTATCAATCTCTACATTAGGCGATGGCAGAAAATCCGCAATAGAACAGTTGAAAATTTTTGATAAT from Butyricimonas virosa encodes the following:
- a CDS encoding TlpA family protein disulfide reductase, whose product is MKYRLILWAALLCGSLSRVNAQGVEFRDLTFRQALEQAREENKLVFMDCYTSWCGPCKNMLNNVFTLPEAGEFMNAAFVCVKFDMEKGEGIELQKQFQVRAFPTFFMIRPDGTVQHRLVGGSPWERFRERVERGLDEETSYCYLEACYRKGKLSPKQYPQYIEALKDAGDDKRMEEVCLEVFGKWSDKARCRGENWFLFDQGMRQTDIRFEYLVDHKENFDRNVGKDVVDGKIYSVYSEELARLNSSKGNEWPARIGEIAVQLEKVDFEGKREIENLLDYEVAYLSKDIEGVLKSLEEHWSDFPQYVVMDLVFQFGFILREGTNEQLERYIRLGRQVEKRAFSPQMARLTRECMDRYESELNDRLTYAGIRGKVTREKMDEVHLYKVEDGKESLIATSKVSRDGWYGFTFQPERKGFYTVGGEKGLDRIRLYMKPGDRGEVNFPEDTIVITTRNTPENLLLAGWESLMIPVRERTDHIKYVLFDYRDFFPYFMDFLPRAREFQEKITFRDEDFSRLVRQTVDFDLDYYAFRILNALKAGKDTHKPSRPTPADYPVYYKTIVSEDKLSDASILEQPYGYDYLQRYTTFALGGDRVKMTLPERLEWLPDGALKAEIILWYAECCKTYDEYMAIVREYGDYLTTANHRERMNAVSAKLYRGNQGEKAADFTYPDRDGKMVSLSDFHGKVVVVDVWATWCGPCRKEVPYLVKLEKEGKDVVFIGVSVDEKKDHQKWLDVLDQEGLAGVQLFAGGWGQIVKDYKIKGIPRFMVFDQEGKVVTINAPRPSDLDLKKLLLKLLK
- a CDS encoding RagB/SusD family nutrient uptake outer membrane protein; this encodes MKYRIVKYIGLAGTLLVGGCSDWLDVDPKSQIKQEVLFESEAGFRDALTGIYTVMVRTGMYGGNETMVFLDMVGQVYTEVSINYMDALEYDYEATKVEECIDAIWRGNYNAIANCNHILANIDEQKDVFSSGVYEAVKAEAMALRGFLHFDLLRGFAPSYVRGADKAAIPYVEEVTNKPVAQLTVAGVIDKVIGDVETARQLIREVDPIGPAYDSYTESGYETEDYIQGDGFWLYRKSRLNYYGMTALLARVYLYKGDKTKALEYAKEVIDSKKFSLLEESQLVKDKTWGYLCSENEYLSSLYVYDMEEGRSDVYFGEGSSAVCHISDTRRASVFGTPGVDIDWRNQNMFFLKTGEAKTYIGKYRGVNRIPLLKLSEMYLIAAEASGDKSYLQTLRDHRGYVNYPLEENCDLAAEIEAEYRKEFMAEGQLFYYYKRLDYITLPDMGVVMTGNYVFPMPDDEMEFGDIK
- a CDS encoding SusC/RagA family TonB-linked outer membrane protein gives rise to the protein MKLLALFMLLGFCTCHATISAQEARIDLKMSDAALSQVFRSIEQLTEYMFIYKSEDVQSVSHISVDVRETMVRDILDQCLKNTGLSYLFKDKVIIIQRSTTEPEKKGIRITGKVTDEKKEPLPGVTVMIKGTKLGTVTDVDGKYALTVPEGNNTLVFSMVGMKDKEEVIGKRTGIDVVLEEAVSELEDVVVTGYYTQAKNSFTGAARTITAEELQMGGNQNILTALQNIDPSFMKIENNLAGSNPNVVPEFQIRGAGSISGIESEYEGNPNTPVFIVDGFETTAEKVYDMDPYRVASITLLKDAAATAIYGSRASNGVVVITTNAPASGKMQVSYNVDASFYIADLSDYNVCNAVEKLAIEKAAGMYSSTMVNYQLTLNEWYNEKLANIKRGYDTYWLDKPLDAVAVANKHSLRLDGGNDNIRYGIELGYSNTPGVMKESGRRRLALGMELQYIYKSLTFRNNLTYSNVKATNSPYGSFSVYTKRNPYVRYKDDDGNYIYKVDKYIPIGGGGLGKDYYNPLYNTTLNTTDEEKYNDVTNNFGVDWTIMDGLRLKGSFSFTHQNTYKDNFKPAKHTDFADYSDDDFDRRGAYVGTRGENYSYDASLVMTYFYQLDKHVINANLGWNLQESVTREFTVKTEGFPNENLDYISFATQYEKEGSPSGSEYTSRLVGFLGNLNYSYDERYLLDFSFREDASSRFGSEKRWAPFWSVGLGWNLHNEGFLKDVTFVNRLKIRGSYGLTGSQNYNPYQAMTTYKYLTGERYHHTVGAEVMALGNEKLGWQRTLQQNYGLDIDLWDERINFTGNYYVKLSKDVLTSVTLPPSLGFGSYMDNLGEVKNYGYELSLRVALLKKPSKQLYWSVNATALHNKNKLLKISNALRAYNDAQDEDTMSGSKSKESNRPKVRYIEGKSMNSIWVNQSLGVDPATGYELFQAVNGDIVTTWSTDNYVIGGCTDSDLEGTFGTNLAWKGFQLNAIFRYNYGGQIYNQTLVDKVQDADLWENVDRRVFEDRWQKPGDKVMFTRLIGGATANVTSVTKPTSRFVEDNNWLELSTLNVSYEFKMRWMKKVGLKRLKALFYMNDVFRVSTVKQERGIDYPFARNFSIGLQARF
- a CDS encoding PKD-like family lipoprotein, with product MKKIYCLLGFIACAFCACLEDKGNDVYRELNDVTIERIRDTTIEQFTHLQITPEITVRNGNFNPENYTYLWHMYITYGAGNPTSSDTLSFEKNLDVEVSSIPEEYSLVFEMTDKETGIQYTTDRLAHVTVVNSYSKGMMALSNMNGEANVTFVNAVGSVVEDAYQKVNGEVAGKNPTGARYITSMIAGAEKMVVIMTDDERGGVVVKPLDMSYVMDFKDMFYFQPAVVKPQSFGTHSITFYEYVNNNGLIYRRENRENGYPKYGVAVKGDYEKIAPFDFFFSMVNYRAYFYDQGKERFISMKCPLQFDEIITLPDDLTGEFNPNSVGMQMVWGGLFGNEYSMTSGRAVMIDDAGEHYMLSFEVGKDKDDNPQFSPKRKRQLSHPGGKEAHTFTTSQKANFLYYGYAGKIACVSFDTGNLLMEYEVGGGNVDYIECDQVGNTNQMWVGVSDGSGAKNSGSIVVLEMSTDGSLKEVTRYKNVCGKVVDFEYKK
- a CDS encoding FecR domain-containing protein; protein product: MIEQDEKEIRIREYLSGELSEAGRQEFREWLAKDMDVRRIFKEQVKQMHLIRWAEHWDVIDEETARRQVVARMRQRRLRIGFVRYAAVVVVMLVAGLVIWAGRYQSKELPVLAVVSTPVVNVPVLKLANGKEIPISSRNTEIIRSTRRVDIQLADSGRLEYVAKSDSIVGEVEYNTLVVPQGCEFNIVLADGSRVWLNAGSSLRYPEAFSRDERKVFLSGEAYFEVEHDESTPFIVNTEVMDLQVLGTSFNIKAYDNENTVVTTLVSGKIRQEFPNVGKKIVLTPSRQSVFDRVSGKLETKQADIQETLAWREGKIIANNERLEDIFRQLSRWYDFKVVYTLPSLKDIRFYLHSNRYAEVRTILEHLQTTKGIRFTYAENTIYVSQ
- a CDS encoding DUF4843 domain-containing protein codes for the protein MKKLYYIFLLLIALGSCKDNADYPFTGKDAVYFQLQTESYYWTRTLDSIVYSFAGKGVDQDTLWVRVNLAGEAAREGRPVIVVVDEERTTAEVGLHYEALKAEYELPGDSVYVNIPVIIYNKDEALENKQVVIGLALKPSEALELGITERLSCRLLISNMLGKPTYWEQTIKYDFGVYSRRKHELCMIELKRDFPVESSEYSNQRAMWQVYGAYMSDYFKDNYPVKDENNAVIEPW